A DNA window from Arachis hypogaea cultivar Tifrunner chromosome 18, arahy.Tifrunner.gnm2.J5K5, whole genome shotgun sequence contains the following coding sequences:
- the LOC140181472 gene encoding uncharacterized protein has translation MGFNGDKFTWWNRSCQDSAIREKLDRGLLSSKLREEYPWANVTYLEDTGSNHRPLLMCTNQTTHKGKRRFRFQERWCGMAEVDKIVSETLLTSFPGSSMYQLFQKLKKCRHELVKWQSAGTSNSKKKIDELKALLSVAKADPTIADKKQILLLEDELAAAHISEERYWKEKSRVSWLKWGDQNTKFFHAKNQSRNRRNKIWKLEDEEGNWCTTPEAIGNRAQRFFVDLFESNNPEDPSQFFTKLRVKVSSEMNRSLTKPVSDDEIKRAAFSINAEAAQETTDSPQNFISSIGAGLEGMYARL, from the coding sequence ATGGGTTTTAATGGTGATAAGTTTACCTGGTGGAACCGAAGTTGCCAAGATAGTGCTATTCGAGAAAAACTAGACCGAGGACTCCTATCTTCTAAACTAAGAGAGGAGTATCCTTGGGCCAATGTCACTTACTTAGAAGACACAGGATCAAACCACAGACCGCTCTTGATGTGCACTAACCAGACAACACATAAGGGCAAGAGGCGCTTCAGATTTCAAGAGAGATGGTGTGGAATGGCAGAGGTTGATAAAATTGTATCTGAGACATTGCTGACTTCTTTTCCAGGTTCATCAATGTACCAActatttcagaaattaaaaaagtgCAGACATGAACTAGTTAAATGGCAATCAGCTGGAACAAGTAACTCTAAAAAGAAGATAGATGAGCTGAAAGCGCTATTATCAGTGGCCAAGGCAGACCCAACAATAGCAGACAAAAAACAGATTCTATTATTAGAAGATGAACTAGCTGCCGCCCACATTAGTGAGGAACGCTACTGGAAAGAAAAATCAAGAGTGAGCTGGCTAAAATGGGGAGATCAAAATACCAAATTTTTTCATGCAAAAAACCAGTCCAGAAACAGAAGAAACAAGATATGGAAATTAGAGGATGAAGAGGGGAATTGGTGCACCACACCCGAGGCAATTGGCAACAGGGCACAGAGGTTTTTTGTTGATCTATTTGAAAGCAATAATCCAGAAGATCCCTCTCAATTtttcaccaaacttagagtcaaaGTTTCTTCTGAAATGAATAGGAGTCTAACTAAACCAGTCTCAGATGATGAAATTAAAAGGGCTGCATTTTCCATTAATGCAGAAGCCGCCCAGGAAACGACGGATTCACCGCAAAATTTTATCAGTTCTATTGGAGCAGGATTAGAGGGGATGTATGCAAGGCTGTGA